One window of the Deinococcus depolymerans genome contains the following:
- a CDS encoding DUF2270 domain-containing protein, with protein MPGTGGGPGASATPGLTDVSYSTNTANALIHLYRAEVGKMTAYRQRLDMTTNWSVVTTAGLASFALGDATNSHATFLFAMFMNYFFLRLEARRFRTFEIAHHRVRIMERFFYPAMLGDRVDPGWHQLLLAELGKPRSPMTRADALGWRLNRNYLWIYTAVLVAWLAKLDLDQPKGWVMELPEAFALADIGNFPGWLVFTLVGVFYGYLIWLAARAARTYPLEEG; from the coding sequence ATGCCCGGCACCGGCGGCGGTCCCGGCGCGTCCGCCACGCCGGGCCTGACGGACGTGAGTTACAGCACGAACACCGCCAACGCCCTGATTCACCTGTACCGCGCCGAGGTCGGCAAGATGACCGCCTACCGGCAGCGGCTGGACATGACCACCAACTGGTCGGTCGTCACGACCGCCGGCCTGGCGTCCTTCGCGCTGGGGGACGCCACGAACAGCCACGCCACGTTCCTGTTCGCCATGTTCATGAACTACTTCTTCCTGCGCCTGGAGGCGCGGCGGTTCCGGACCTTCGAGATCGCGCACCACCGCGTGCGGATCATGGAACGCTTCTTCTACCCGGCCATGCTGGGTGACCGCGTGGACCCCGGCTGGCACCAGCTGTTGCTGGCCGAACTGGGCAAACCGCGCAGTCCCATGACCCGCGCCGACGCGCTCGGGTGGCGGCTGAACCGCAACTACCTGTGGATCTACACGGCGGTGCTCGTGGCGTGGCTGGCGAAACTGGACCTCGATCAGCCCAAGGGCTGGGTGATGGAACTGCCCGAAGCGTTCGCACTGGCCGACATCGGCAACTTCCCCGGCTGGCTGGTGTTCACGCTGGTGGGCGTGTTCTACGGCTACCTGATCTGGCTGGCTGCCCGCGCCGCCCGCACCTACCCGCTGGAGGAAGGCTGA
- a CDS encoding APH(3') family aminoglycoside O-phosphotransferase — translation MTDTPDRPTLPDALKRVLPAARWERVAGGQSGAQVWRSTRYVLKVQPRTPHSPSTLQQERERLRWLAGRLPAPQVVAFETEGDRDLLAMTRLSGIPMSHPDARLHPERVVNLLARALRELHALPIRDCPFRQTLHVTLPLARERVQAGLIDGRDFDDDHAGRSAVSVFNELARTRPAQDDLVVAHGDATLDNIILNGEYVEGLIDVGRLGIADRHADLALAHRSVRSELGERYATQFLDLYGRALVDDTKLAYYRLHDELF, via the coding sequence GTGACCGACACTCCGGACCGCCCCACCCTGCCCGACGCCCTGAAACGCGTGCTGCCCGCCGCCCGCTGGGAACGCGTGGCGGGCGGTCAGAGCGGCGCGCAGGTCTGGCGCTCCACCCGCTACGTGCTGAAGGTGCAGCCCCGCACCCCGCACTCGCCCAGCACGCTGCAACAGGAACGCGAGCGGCTGCGCTGGCTGGCCGGGCGCCTCCCCGCCCCGCAGGTCGTGGCCTTCGAGACCGAGGGCGACCGGGACCTCCTGGCCATGACCCGCCTGAGCGGCATTCCCATGAGCCACCCCGACGCCCGGCTGCACCCGGAACGGGTCGTGAACCTGCTGGCCCGCGCGCTGCGCGAACTGCACGCCCTGCCCATCCGGGACTGCCCGTTCCGGCAGACGCTGCACGTCACCCTGCCCCTGGCCCGCGAGCGAGTGCAGGCCGGACTGATCGACGGCCGGGACTTCGACGACGACCACGCCGGACGCAGCGCCGTGAGCGTCTTCAACGAACTGGCCCGCACCCGCCCGGCCCAGGACGACCTCGTGGTCGCGCACGGGGACGCGACGCTGGACAACATCATCCTGAACGGCGAGTACGTGGAAGGCCTGATCGACGTGGGCCGCCTCGGCATCGCCGACCGGCACGCCGACTTGGCACTGGCGCACCGCAGCGTCCGCAGCGAACTGGGCGAACGCTACGCCACCCAGTTCCTGGACCTGTACGGCCGCGCCCTCGTGGACGACACGAAACTCGCGTACTACCGTCTGCACGACGAACTCTTCTGA
- a CDS encoding YqhA family protein: MRGVTRPSSAPRSPTPEPSKREWFSEVIGRTRFVVLIAVVAVLLVSFSLFLQGTLLALHTIWDSWNDTFTQGIASQQGRLAVEFLEIVSTMLKAVVFYLIGVGLYSLFITPLNLTSALGVESLADLEQKVVSVIIVILGVTFLEHFVRWEKPLDTLYFAGALALAGGALVFFQRVHRGSGGDLGQPQAKLRARQDLFEHNTEQRHIEDHEVEMAEQATVAKQSGRVDAGEGSG; the protein is encoded by the coding sequence ATGAGAGGCGTGACCCGCCCCTCCTCTGCCCCGCGCTCCCCGACCCCCGAACCGTCCAAGCGGGAGTGGTTCAGCGAGGTGATCGGCCGCACGCGCTTCGTGGTGCTGATTGCCGTCGTGGCGGTGCTGCTCGTGTCGTTCAGCCTGTTCCTGCAGGGCACGCTGCTGGCGCTGCACACCATCTGGGACTCGTGGAACGACACGTTCACGCAGGGCATCGCCAGTCAGCAGGGACGGCTGGCGGTGGAATTCCTGGAGATCGTGAGCACCATGCTCAAGGCGGTGGTGTTCTACCTGATCGGGGTGGGGCTGTACTCGCTGTTCATCACGCCGCTGAACCTGACCTCGGCGCTGGGCGTCGAGAGCCTCGCGGACCTGGAGCAGAAGGTCGTGTCGGTGATCATCGTGATCCTGGGCGTGACCTTCCTGGAGCATTTCGTGCGCTGGGAGAAGCCGCTGGACACGCTGTACTTCGCGGGCGCACTGGCACTCGCCGGGGGGGCGCTGGTGTTCTTCCAGCGGGTCCACCGCGGCAGCGGCGGCGACCTGGGGCAGCCGCAGGCGAAACTGCGCGCCCGGCAGGACCTCTTCGAGCACAACACCGAGCAGCGGCACATCGAGGACCATGAGGTCGAAATGGCCGAGCAGGCCACCGTCGCCAAGCAGTCCGGCCGGGTGGACGCCGGGGAAGGCAGCGGCTGA
- a CDS encoding HAD family hydrolase encodes MTIHAVIFDFDGTILDTETPEFTHWQALYRQHGRELHLHDWQRGIGTWDAFDPWLGLPDSVQQDRHATHERLRTDIHHTIHNSDLRPGVRAVLDAIQPAGLRLALATSSDRAWVTRWLQQHGLYDHFETLATRDDVTRVKPDPELYTLATHRLGLHPHECLAVEDSLNGATAAAAAGLHVVVVPNDVTRTQAFLPEWGRVEGYEGGLESLLATVRG; translated from the coding sequence ATGACCATCCACGCCGTCATCTTCGACTTCGACGGAACCATCCTCGACACCGAAACCCCCGAATTCACCCACTGGCAGGCCCTCTACCGCCAACACGGCCGCGAACTCCACCTCCACGACTGGCAACGCGGCATCGGCACCTGGGACGCCTTCGACCCCTGGCTCGGCCTCCCCGACAGCGTCCAGCAGGACCGCCACGCCACCCACGAACGCCTCCGCACCGACATCCACCACACCATCCACAACAGCGACCTGCGCCCCGGCGTCCGCGCCGTCCTCGACGCCATCCAACCCGCCGGCCTGCGCCTCGCCCTCGCCACCAGCAGCGACCGGGCCTGGGTCACCCGCTGGCTCCAACAGCACGGCCTGTACGACCACTTCGAAACGCTCGCCACCCGCGACGACGTCACCCGCGTCAAACCCGACCCCGAGCTCTACACCCTCGCCACCCACCGCCTCGGCCTGCACCCCCACGAATGCCTCGCCGTCGAAGACAGCCTCAACGGCGCCACCGCCGCCGCCGCCGCCGGACTCCACGTCGTCGTCGTGCCCAACGACGTCACCCGCACCCAGGCCTTCCTGCCCGAATGGGGGCGCGTCGAAGGATACGAGGGGGGGCTGGAATCGCTGCTGGCGACCGTTCGGGGCTGA
- a CDS encoding MBL fold metallo-hydrolase: MTAPFTHGPLRVWSLPTGPIQENAVLIAGEQGQGFLIDPGDDAERIAALIAASGVTVTGILLTHAHFDHIGAVQPLRGQLGVPVWLHPADRDLYALGAQSAARWNLPFTQPAAPDHAITDGQTFTAGDLALTAHHLPGHAPGHVVFRAPGVVIAGDTLFQGGIGRTDLPGGNHPQLLAGIRTQLLSLPDDTAVYPGHGPRTTVGHERRSNPFL; this comes from the coding sequence ATGACTGCCCCCTTCACGCACGGCCCGCTGCGCGTCTGGTCGCTGCCCACCGGTCCCATCCAGGAGAACGCCGTGCTGATCGCCGGCGAGCAGGGGCAGGGTTTCCTGATCGACCCGGGCGACGACGCAGAACGCATCGCCGCGCTGATCGCCGCGAGTGGCGTGACCGTCACCGGCATCCTGCTCACGCACGCGCACTTCGACCACATCGGCGCGGTGCAGCCCCTGCGCGGGCAGCTGGGCGTGCCCGTGTGGCTGCACCCGGCCGACCGGGACCTGTACGCCCTGGGCGCGCAGAGTGCCGCCCGCTGGAACCTGCCGTTCACGCAGCCTGCCGCGCCCGACCACGCCATCACGGACGGGCAGACCTTCACGGCGGGCGACCTGGCCCTCACGGCGCACCACCTGCCGGGGCACGCGCCGGGGCACGTGGTGTTCCGCGCGCCGGGCGTCGTCATCGCCGGGGACACCCTGTTCCAGGGCGGCATCGGCCGCACCGACCTGCCGGGCGGCAACCACCCGCAACTGCTTGCAGGGATCCGCACGCAGCTGCTGAGCCTGCCGGACGACACGGCCGTGTACCCCGGCCACGGGCCGCGCACCACCGTCGGACACGAGCGGCGCAGCAACCCCTTCCTGTAA
- a CDS encoding DedA family protein — translation MAEWVQNLMDSMGYLGILLLMVLENVFPPIPSELIMPSAGFAASRGDLNLVLVVLMGTLGSVIGTLPLYYVGRAFGEERLVAWADKHGKWLTLSGRDIRKADDWFDRHGSKAVLFGRMVPGIRSLLSLPAGMSEMPMGKFLLFSAIGSGLWASLLAGAGFLLGEHYDRVEQYVGPASRIILGVLAVAAAAWFLRRKREQEHTEV, via the coding sequence ATGGCTGAGTGGGTGCAGAATCTGATGGACAGCATGGGGTATCTGGGGATCCTGCTGTTGATGGTGCTGGAGAACGTGTTTCCGCCGATTCCGAGTGAGTTGATCATGCCGTCGGCGGGGTTCGCGGCGTCGCGTGGGGACTTGAATCTGGTGCTGGTGGTTCTGATGGGGACGCTGGGGAGTGTGATCGGGACGTTGCCGCTGTATTACGTGGGGCGGGCGTTCGGTGAGGAGCGGCTGGTGGCGTGGGCGGATAAGCACGGGAAGTGGTTGACGCTGAGTGGGCGGGATATCCGGAAGGCGGACGACTGGTTTGACCGGCATGGGTCGAAGGCGGTGCTGTTCGGGCGGATGGTGCCGGGCATCCGGAGTCTGCTGAGTCTGCCGGCGGGAATGAGTGAGATGCCGATGGGGAAGTTCCTGCTGTTCAGTGCGATCGGGTCGGGTCTGTGGGCGTCGTTGCTGGCGGGGGCGGGGTTCCTGCTGGGGGAGCATTACGACCGGGTGGAGCAGTATGTGGGTCCGGCGAGCCGGATCATTCTGGGGGTGCTGGCGGTGGCGGCCGCCGCGTGGTTCCTGCGCCGCAAGCGTGAGCAGGAGCACACCGAGGTGTGA
- a CDS encoding helix-turn-helix domain-containing protein: MNEATTPTDEVLTLEELAAYLKVSETTAYTLVRGGEIPGRKVGREWRFLKARVTHWLMQAGEEDMEKTGFVQRDELGGEFKQEGGQEYVALWLPITREEKAAQIEKATRDGVNVSELVADYLRNWVKA; this comes from the coding sequence ATGAACGAAGCGACGACCCCCACGGACGAGGTCCTGACCCTGGAGGAACTGGCCGCCTACCTGAAGGTGAGCGAAACCACCGCCTACACCCTGGTGCGGGGCGGTGAGATCCCGGGCCGCAAGGTCGGCCGGGAGTGGCGTTTCCTGAAAGCCCGCGTGACCCACTGGCTGATGCAGGCCGGGGAGGAAGACATGGAGAAGACCGGATTCGTGCAGCGCGATGAACTGGGCGGGGAATTCAAGCAGGAAGGCGGCCAGGAGTACGTGGCCCTCTGGCTCCCCATCACCCGCGAGGAGAAGGCCGCCCAGATCGAGAAGGCCACCCGCGACGGCGTGAACGTCAGCGAACTCGTGGCCGACTACCTCCGCAACTGGGTCAAGGCGTAA
- a CDS encoding DNA polymerase III has protein sequence MTPPPSPETGARPVPQAAAADLHGPLLEQTGAFGGNALLLTGPARVGKLAVAWAVAAQHNCSGARGMYGEACGACPSCRALAAASHPDVLLVEPRATTTTGKAARRKLIPIGAVLSARDKSREYETHVFEFLEVRPTFRRRVVIVSGAEYLGPEAANALLKLVEEPPHRALFVFLAEDLRSVLPTIVSRSARLSVTPATDRAVEHALDRAGHTPDPELVAFAAGRAGVLDDPQKVSAALGDARDLTDALEVGLLAALQAAEGLEKRFDPGWHPEALRFVWRTLPPHQRARADSALNALQEALEAYASPSLSFQVFALALRDALGHA, from the coding sequence GTGACGCCCCCTCCCTCCCCCGAAACCGGCGCCCGGCCCGTTCCGCAGGCAGCGGCCGCCGACCTGCACGGCCCGCTGCTCGAACAGACCGGCGCGTTCGGCGGGAACGCCCTGCTGCTGACCGGCCCGGCCCGCGTGGGCAAGCTGGCCGTGGCCTGGGCGGTCGCCGCGCAGCACAACTGCAGCGGCGCAAGAGGCATGTACGGCGAGGCGTGCGGCGCGTGCCCTTCCTGCCGCGCCCTGGCCGCCGCCTCGCACCCGGACGTGCTGCTGGTCGAGCCGCGCGCCACCACCACCACCGGCAAGGCCGCGCGGCGCAAACTGATTCCCATCGGCGCGGTCCTCTCGGCGCGCGACAAGTCCCGCGAGTACGAGACGCACGTGTTCGAATTCCTGGAGGTGCGGCCCACCTTCCGGCGGCGCGTGGTGATCGTGAGCGGCGCCGAGTACCTGGGCCCGGAAGCCGCGAACGCCCTGCTGAAACTGGTCGAGGAACCCCCGCACCGGGCGCTGTTCGTGTTCCTGGCCGAGGACCTGCGCTCGGTCCTGCCGACCATCGTGAGCCGCAGCGCCCGCCTGAGCGTCACGCCCGCCACCGACCGCGCCGTGGAACACGCCCTGGACCGCGCCGGTCACACCCCGGACCCGGAACTGGTCGCCTTCGCCGCCGGGCGCGCCGGGGTGCTCGACGACCCGCAGAAGGTCAGCGCCGCGCTGGGCGACGCCCGCGACCTCACGGACGCCCTGGAAGTCGGCCTGCTGGCCGCCCTGCAGGCCGCCGAGGGCCTGGAGAAACGCTTCGATCCCGGCTGGCACCCGGAAGCGCTGCGCTTCGTGTGGCGCACCCTGCCGCCCCACCAGCGTGCCCGCGCCGACAGCGCCCTGAACGCCCTGCAGGAGGCACTCGAGGCGTACGCCAGCCCCAGCCTCAGCTTCCAGGTGTTCGCGCTGGCGCTGCGCGACGCCCTCGGGCACGCCTGA
- a CDS encoding RtcB family protein has protein sequence MNGKHLVTLGLEKKAIALAQTAATQRETAGLSRDDILNELRAVQQNPAAYAAGGVYAPLAAELLAQQAILDARRGSDLRAQPLPYPTWGADLIDPGAWRQMDVAMRLPVSRAGALMPDAHVGYGLPIGGVLATENAVIPYGVGVDIGCSMMLSVLPIQPGALGTEEATTLLLRHTRFGAGVAFDKRDRQDHEVLHESTWNDQPILRHLFDKAATQIGTSGSGNHFVEFGTLTLPHADLGVDPGEYLAVLSHSGSRGFGAQVAGHFTALAERHHPTLAPEAKKLAWLPLDHEDGQAYWQAMTLAGRYALANHHLIHTRLARALNVTPLAQVSNSHNLAWKQQVGDQELIVHRKGATPAAPGQLGLIPGSMADPGYVIRGLGHDGALQSASHGAGRQLGRKAAASTLNKKDVQAYLTTRGVTLIGGGIDEAPQAYKRIQDVIARQTDLVNVIASFQPRVVRMDTGSEDI, from the coding sequence ATGAACGGCAAACACCTCGTGACACTCGGCCTGGAAAAGAAAGCCATCGCCCTCGCCCAGACCGCCGCCACCCAGCGCGAAACCGCCGGCCTGAGCCGCGACGACATCCTGAACGAACTGCGCGCCGTGCAGCAGAACCCCGCCGCGTACGCCGCGGGCGGCGTGTACGCCCCGCTCGCCGCCGAACTCCTCGCGCAGCAGGCCATCCTCGACGCCCGCAGGGGCAGCGACCTGCGCGCCCAGCCCCTCCCCTACCCCACCTGGGGCGCGGACCTGATCGACCCCGGCGCCTGGCGCCAGATGGACGTCGCCATGCGCCTCCCCGTCAGCCGCGCCGGCGCCCTCATGCCCGACGCGCACGTCGGTTACGGCCTCCCCATCGGCGGGGTGCTCGCCACCGAGAACGCCGTCATCCCCTACGGCGTCGGCGTGGACATCGGCTGCTCCATGATGCTCTCCGTCCTGCCCATCCAGCCCGGCGCCCTGGGCACCGAGGAGGCCACCACCCTCCTGCTCAGGCACACCCGCTTCGGCGCGGGCGTCGCCTTCGACAAACGCGACCGCCAGGACCACGAAGTGCTGCACGAAAGCACCTGGAACGACCAGCCCATCCTCCGCCACCTGTTCGACAAGGCCGCCACGCAGATCGGCACCAGCGGCAGCGGCAACCACTTCGTCGAATTCGGCACCCTCACCCTCCCCCACGCCGACCTCGGCGTGGACCCCGGCGAGTACCTCGCGGTCCTCTCCCACAGCGGCAGCCGCGGCTTCGGCGCGCAGGTCGCCGGGCACTTCACCGCCCTCGCCGAACGCCACCACCCCACCCTTGCCCCCGAAGCGAAAAAACTCGCGTGGCTCCCCCTCGACCACGAAGACGGACAGGCGTACTGGCAGGCCATGACCCTCGCCGGCCGCTACGCCCTCGCCAACCACCACCTCATCCACACCCGCCTCGCCCGCGCCCTGAACGTCACGCCCCTCGCGCAGGTCAGCAACAGCCACAACCTCGCCTGGAAACAGCAGGTCGGCGATCAGGAACTCATCGTGCACCGCAAAGGCGCCACCCCCGCCGCCCCCGGACAACTCGGCCTCATCCCCGGCAGCATGGCCGACCCCGGCTACGTCATCCGCGGCCTCGGCCACGACGGCGCCCTGCAAAGCGCCAGCCACGGCGCCGGCCGCCAACTCGGCCGTAAAGCCGCCGCCAGCACCCTCAACAAAAAAGACGTCCAGGCGTACCTCACCACCCGCGGCGTCACCCTCATCGGCGGCGGCATCGACGAAGCGCCCCAGGCGTACAAACGCATCCAGGACGTCATCGCCCGCCAGACCGACCTCGTGAACGTCATCGCCAGCTTCCAGCCTCGTGTGGTCCGCATGGACACCGGGAGTGAGGACATCTGA
- a CDS encoding MMPL family transporter has product MRTLGRLVSRHPWAVLLAWLLAAALSFPFAARAPAALTADPAGGLTDSEATRVTEVLRDRFGERDTNTVVLVTRSQPPLGTREGDATYQRFLNGLEDVPGVTRVTPAQGGGPYRTRSADGTLALTLAQIPLLDGASDTLRRVRAYTARTESAALDIRVTGGQAIADDFTHFAESDTKRSELVALPLIGALLLVVFGALVATGLPLAVGMLSISVAMAALYGLTHVMDVSTFAQSVITMLGLGAGIDYALLMVNRFREELNRTPDPRRAAERTVQTAGRSVTFSGLTVAIAMAGLILPPIAFVRSIGIGGVLAVLLTVLASLTALPALLALLGDRVNHPRFTRLNWAQSGAASGGWTAFARRVTARPWIAVLSSTAFLLLLASPALNIRTGYAGAWGLTPGVESRDTLKDVEALGAGGLLSQFEVILDLKGQRYTPQDRATFQALVTDLRALPGVKGVLSPFLTPSDLAGTNGGSTDQLAALSALTTRSFSRDRTLLRVTVIPDRTLPAREIPAFERQIRDTIQASGYAYLLGGAPVGGEEFSRAITDSLPTVVLAVFAGTFLLLMVAFRSLLIPLKSILMNALTVGAAIGLVTLIVQEGVLAAPLGIPGDVGVLDASLPVLLFAVMFGLSMDYEIFLLSRVQEEYLAGHPNDEAVVLAVGHTARIITSAAIIMFIVFSAFIFGRVVASKSIGLGLAIAVALDATLVRLVLVPAFLKLAGKWNWWLPAWLDKRLPHIRLEH; this is encoded by the coding sequence ATGCGCACCCTCGGCCGACTCGTCTCCCGGCACCCCTGGGCGGTGCTGCTCGCGTGGCTGCTCGCCGCCGCCCTGAGCTTCCCCTTCGCCGCGCGCGCCCCCGCCGCCCTGACCGCCGACCCCGCCGGCGGCCTGACGGACTCCGAGGCCACCCGCGTCACGGAGGTGCTGCGCGACCGCTTCGGGGAACGCGACACGAACACCGTCGTCCTCGTCACCCGCAGCCAGCCGCCGCTGGGCACCCGCGAGGGCGACGCCACCTACCAGCGCTTCCTGAACGGCCTGGAGGACGTGCCCGGCGTCACCCGCGTCACCCCCGCACAGGGCGGCGGCCCCTACCGCACCCGCTCGGCGGACGGCACCCTGGCCCTGACCCTCGCGCAGATCCCGCTGCTGGACGGCGCGAGCGACACCCTGCGCCGCGTGCGCGCCTACACCGCGCGGACAGAGAGCGCCGCGCTGGACATCCGTGTGACCGGCGGGCAGGCCATCGCCGACGACTTCACCCACTTCGCCGAGAGCGATACCAAACGCAGCGAACTCGTCGCCCTGCCCCTGATCGGGGCGCTGCTGCTCGTCGTGTTCGGCGCGCTCGTCGCCACCGGCCTCCCGCTGGCCGTCGGGATGCTCAGCATCAGCGTCGCCATGGCCGCCCTGTACGGCCTGACGCACGTCATGGACGTCAGTACCTTCGCGCAGAGCGTCATCACCATGCTCGGCCTGGGCGCCGGGATCGACTACGCCCTGCTGATGGTCAACCGTTTCCGGGAAGAGTTGAACCGCACGCCGGACCCGCGCCGCGCCGCCGAACGTACCGTGCAGACCGCCGGGCGCAGCGTCACCTTCAGCGGCCTGACGGTCGCCATCGCCATGGCGGGCCTGATCCTCCCCCCGATCGCGTTCGTGCGCTCCATCGGCATCGGCGGGGTGCTGGCCGTGCTGCTGACCGTCCTCGCCAGCCTCACCGCACTCCCCGCCCTGCTGGCGCTGCTGGGTGACCGCGTGAACCACCCGCGCTTCACGCGCCTGAACTGGGCGCAGAGCGGCGCCGCGTCCGGCGGGTGGACGGCCTTCGCGCGGCGCGTCACCGCCCGCCCCTGGATCGCCGTGCTGAGCAGCACCGCCTTCCTGCTGCTGCTCGCCTCGCCCGCCCTGAACATCCGCACCGGGTACGCCGGGGCCTGGGGCCTCACGCCCGGCGTGGAGAGCCGCGACACCCTGAAAGACGTCGAGGCGCTCGGCGCGGGCGGCCTGCTCAGCCAGTTCGAGGTGATCCTCGACCTGAAAGGACAACGCTACACCCCGCAGGACCGCGCAACGTTCCAGGCGCTCGTGACGGACCTGCGCGCCCTGCCCGGCGTGAAGGGCGTCCTCAGCCCCTTCCTGACCCCCAGCGACCTGGCGGGCACGAATGGGGGCAGCACCGACCAGCTCGCCGCGCTGAGCGCCCTGACCACCCGCTCCTTCAGCCGCGACCGCACCCTGCTGCGCGTCACCGTCATCCCCGACCGGACCCTCCCCGCCCGCGAGATTCCCGCCTTCGAACGGCAGATCCGGGACACCATCCAGGCCAGCGGGTACGCCTACCTGCTCGGCGGCGCGCCCGTCGGCGGCGAGGAATTCAGCCGCGCCATCACCGACTCGCTCCCCACCGTCGTCCTCGCCGTCTTCGCCGGCACGTTCCTGCTGCTGATGGTCGCGTTCCGCAGCCTCCTGATCCCCCTCAAGAGCATCCTCATGAACGCCCTGACCGTCGGCGCCGCCATCGGCCTCGTCACCCTGATCGTGCAGGAAGGCGTCCTCGCCGCGCCCCTCGGCATTCCCGGCGACGTCGGCGTGCTCGACGCCAGCCTCCCCGTCCTCCTGTTCGCCGTGATGTTCGGCCTCAGCATGGACTACGAGATCTTCCTCCTCAGCCGCGTGCAGGAGGAATACCTCGCCGGGCACCCCAACGACGAAGCCGTCGTGCTCGCCGTCGGGCACACCGCCCGCATCATCACCTCGGCCGCCATCATCATGTTCATCGTCTTTTCCGCCTTCATCTTCGGACGCGTCGTCGCCAGCAAGAGCATCGGCCTGGGCCTCGCCATCGCCGTCGCCCTCGACGCCACCCTCGTCCGCCTCGTCCTCGTCCCTGCCTTCCTGAAACTCGCCGGAAAATGGAACTGGTGGCTCCCCGCGTGGCTCGACAAGCGCCTGCCGCACATCCGCCTCGAACACTGA
- a CDS encoding CDP-alcohol phosphatidyltransferase family protein has product MDPLARLNVDPTHVVLLHTALGLYAALLISRGERLRPALLLQVKTVLDGLDGQLARATGRTTETGRYLDTEMDLVVDLALNVAISGAAGVPATLLQSLIMTVDYLWERDFRAARGEVFRDPPAQAGDNPRVLAALKDVYAAYFTPQERALQAVFTRRLDRLTGGAPTPADRIAYTPRAANVVTANLGLSTQLLLLGTCVLAGRPRLYTRSLPVQALLLLGVQLWREDQVRRQPSSSG; this is encoded by the coding sequence GTGGACCCGCTGGCCCGCCTGAACGTGGACCCGACGCACGTGGTGCTGCTGCACACGGCGCTGGGGCTGTACGCCGCGCTGCTGATCAGCCGGGGCGAGCGGCTGCGCCCCGCGCTGCTGCTGCAGGTCAAGACCGTGCTGGACGGCCTGGACGGTCAACTGGCCCGCGCGACCGGCCGCACCACCGAGACCGGCCGCTACCTGGACACCGAGATGGACCTGGTGGTGGACCTGGCCCTGAACGTGGCGATCAGCGGCGCGGCAGGCGTGCCGGCCACGCTGCTACAGAGCCTGATCATGACCGTGGATTACCTGTGGGAACGCGATTTTCGCGCGGCGCGCGGCGAGGTGTTCCGCGACCCACCCGCGCAGGCCGGGGACAATCCGCGGGTCCTCGCGGCGCTGAAGGACGTGTACGCGGCCTACTTCACGCCGCAGGAGCGGGCGCTGCAGGCGGTGTTCACGCGCCGCCTGGACCGCCTGACCGGCGGCGCCCCCACGCCCGCCGACCGGATCGCGTACACGCCCCGCGCCGCGAACGTCGTGACAGCCAACCTGGGGCTCTCCACGCAGCTGCTGCTGCTGGGGACCTGCGTGCTGGCCGGCCGGCCCCGCCTGTACACCCGCAGCCTGCCCGTGCAGGCGCTGCTGCTGCTGGGCGTGCAGTTGTGGCGTGAGGATCAGGTGCGCCGTCAGCCTTCCTCCAGCGGGTAG